The following proteins come from a genomic window of Frankia casuarinae:
- a CDS encoding NYN domain-containing protein produces the protein MREPLPAPVRAHVVEFAERTLADLPESQVPPSLVAVRRFKPSRRVRQGAVPLAAAVDGDVFRGRVAEWIHRHHPELVEAVSSPDGPPPAAPPEKIAAVAYLLRVSGWQELVQVAAASTSEAAARSQVDEAGRTILRLTEQLETSKRIAAAEQEELREQLQAARAEADEARRRLRSSAAGIRQAEQATREALTAAEAARNAALAASRDAEAETRRLRGRVAELESALASTRRDSRESRSVDDARLRVLLDTLIASAHGLRRELDLPTMVARPADLIARGGAGPSNGPQAFVGARGRPDDDPSLIDEVLAVPGVHLIIDGYNVTKRGYGRLTLQAQRERLLSGLGALAGRNPDSEVTVVFDATAVVARPVGVAMPRGVRVLFSRPGQLADEEIVRLARMEPEGRPVFVITSDREVAENCVAAGARAVPSAALLARLDR, from the coding sequence ATGCGTGAGCCGCTTCCGGCGCCGGTGCGTGCGCATGTCGTCGAGTTCGCCGAGCGGACGCTGGCGGATCTTCCCGAGTCGCAGGTCCCGCCGTCGCTGGTCGCGGTGCGCCGCTTCAAGCCCTCCCGCCGTGTCCGCCAGGGGGCCGTCCCGCTGGCCGCGGCGGTGGACGGTGACGTGTTCCGCGGCCGGGTCGCCGAGTGGATCCACCGTCATCATCCCGAGCTTGTCGAAGCCGTCAGCTCGCCGGACGGACCGCCGCCCGCGGCGCCCCCCGAGAAGATCGCCGCGGTCGCGTACCTGCTGCGGGTCTCCGGCTGGCAGGAGCTGGTCCAGGTCGCCGCGGCGTCCACGTCGGAGGCGGCGGCCCGCAGCCAGGTTGACGAGGCCGGGCGGACGATACTGCGGCTCACCGAACAACTCGAGACGAGCAAGCGCATCGCCGCGGCCGAGCAGGAGGAACTGCGCGAGCAGCTGCAGGCGGCCCGGGCGGAGGCGGACGAGGCTCGCCGGCGGCTGCGCTCGTCCGCTGCCGGGATCCGGCAGGCCGAGCAGGCCACGCGGGAGGCCCTGACCGCGGCCGAGGCGGCCCGGAACGCCGCCCTGGCCGCCAGTCGGGATGCCGAGGCGGAGACCCGGCGGCTGCGCGGCCGGGTGGCGGAGCTGGAGAGCGCGCTCGCCTCCACCCGCCGGGACAGCCGCGAGTCCCGCAGCGTCGATGACGCCCGGTTGCGCGTTCTACTTGACACCCTGATCGCCTCGGCGCACGGCCTGCGACGCGAACTCGACCTCCCGACGATGGTCGCGAGGCCCGCGGATCTCATCGCTCGCGGCGGAGCCGGTCCGAGTAACGGCCCGCAGGCGTTCGTCGGGGCCCGCGGGCGGCCGGACGACGACCCCTCCCTGATCGACGAGGTGTTGGCCGTCCCCGGGGTCCATCTGATCATCGACGGGTACAACGTGACCAAGCGGGGCTACGGCCGCCTCACCCTGCAGGCCCAGCGTGAGCGGCTGCTGTCCGGACTCGGTGCGCTCGCGGGCCGCAATCCCGACAGCGAGGTCACGGTCGTCTTCGACGCCACCGCCGTCGTGGCCCGGCCGGTGGGTGTCGCCATGCCTCGGGGGGTGCGCGTGCTGTTCAGCCGGCCCGGGCAGCTCGCTGACGAGGAGATCGTCCGGCTGGCGCGGATGGAACCGGAAGGCCGCCCGGTCTTCGTCATCACCTCCGACCGGGAGGTCGCGGAGAACTGCGTCGCAGCCGGAGCCCGGGCGGTGCCCTCGGCCGCTCTGCTGGCCCGCCTCGACCGGTAG